The nucleotide sequence TGAGGCCGGAGTTCCGGATGATCTCCTTGCCCTCTTCGACATTGGTGCCCTCGAGCCGCACGACGAGCGGCACTTCGAGGCCGACCGCCTTCACCGCCGCGATCACGCCGCGGGCGATGACGTCGCACTTCATGATCCCGCCGAAGATGTTGACGAGGATGCCCTTCACCTGCGGATCGGCGGTGATGATCTTGAAGGCCGCCGTGACCTTCTCCTCGGAGGCGCCGCCGCCGACGTCGAGAAAGTTCGCCGGCTCCTCGCCGTAGAGCTTGATGATGTCGAGCGTCGCCATCGCCAGGCCCGCGCCGTTGACCATGCAGCCGATGGTGCCGTCGAGCGCGATGTAGGCAAGGTCGTATTTCGAGGCCTCGATCTCCTTGGCGTCCTCTTCCGTTTCGTCGCGCAGCGCGACGATGTCCGGGTGGCGGTAGAGGGCGTTCGAGTCGAAGGAGATCTTGGCGTCGAGGCACTTGAGATGACCGTCGCCGGTGAGCACCAGCGGGTTGATCTCCAGCATGCTCATGTCCTTGGCCGTGAAGGCCGCGTAGAGCTTCTCCGTCAGCGCGCCCGCTTCCTTGGCCTGGGCGCCCGAGAGGCCGAGCGCCTTGGCGACGGCACGGCCGTGATGGGGCATGATGCCGGTGGCCGGATCGACCGAGAAGGTGACGATCTTCTCAGGGGTGTCGTGGGCGACCTGCTCGATGTCCATCCCGCCTTCGGTCGAAACGACGAAGGCGACGCGGCCGGTCTCGCGATCGACCAGCATCGACAGGTAGAACTCGGCGGCGATCGAGGCGCCTTCCTCGATGTAGAGGCGGTTGACCTGCTTGCCGGCCTCGCCGGTCTGCACCGTCACCAGCGTCGCCCCGAGCATCTCGCCCGCGAACTGCACCACCTCGTCCTTGGACTTGGTGACGCGCACGCCGCCCTTGGCGCCCGCGGGCGCGCCCTTGAAGGTGCCCTTGCCGCGCCCGCCCGCGTGGATCTGCGATTTCACCACCCAGACCGGGCCGCCGAGCGCGTCGGCCGCGGCGGCCGCCTCTTCCGGCTTGAAGATCGGCACGCCGCGGGAGACCGGCAGGCCGAACTCCTTCAGGACGGCTTTGGCCTGGTATTCGTGGATGTTCATCGAGACCTCGTCGAGCGGATAGAGCCTAGCCAATAGCGTAGAGTGGCAGTGGAGCGAAGGGCGTCGAAGCCGCCCGTTCGCCGTTCACCGCCCGCTCTTCGCGGCTTTTCACACGAGCTTCTCGTTGATGCCCTGGCAGGCCGCGATCAGGCCCTTCACGGAGTTGACCGACTTCTCGAACATCGCCTTCTCGGCCTCGTCGAAGGTCACTTCGAGGACGCGCTCGACGCCGTTCTCGCCGATCACCACCGGCACGCCGACATAGAGGCCGTCGATGCCGTACTGGCCCTCGAGATAGGCGGCGCAGGGCAGAACCCGCTTCTTGTCGCGCAGGTAGCTCTCGGCCATGGCGATGGCGGAGGCCGCCGGCGCGTAGAAGGCCGAGCCGGTCTTCAAGAGGTTGACGATCTCGCCGCCACCCTTGCGGGTGCGCTCGACCATGGCGTCGAGCTTCTCCTGGGTGGTCCAGCCGAGCTTGACCAGATCGGTCAGCGGCACGCCGGCCACCGTCGAGTAGCGGGTCAGCGGCACCATATCGTCGCCGTGGCCGCCGAGCACGAAGGCGGTGACGTCCTCGACCGAGACGCCGAACTCTTCCGCGAGGAAGTGGCGGAAGCGGGCGGAATCGAGCACGCCGGCCATGCCGACGACCTTGTTGGTCGGGAGCCCCGAGAACTTCTGCAGCGCCCACACCATCGCGTCGAGCGGGTTGGTGATGCAGATCACGAAGGCGTCGGGGGCGTGCTCCTTGATGCCGGCACCGACCGCTTCCATCACCTTCAGGTTGATGCCGATCAGGTCGTCGCGGCTCATGCCGGGCTTGCGCGGCACACCCGCCGTCACGATCACGACGTCGGCGCCGGCAATGGCCGAATAGTCGCTGGCGCCGGAATACTTGGCATCGAAGCCGTCGACCGGGGCGGATTCGGCGATGTCGAGCGCCTTGCCCTGCGGCACGCCGTCGACGATGTCGAACAGCACCACGTCACCGAGTTCCTTGAGGCCGGCGAGGTGGGCGAGCGTGCCACCGATCTGCCCGGCTCCGATGAGCGCGATCTTGCTGCGTGCCATGAGTGATCTAGCCTCCGGTCGGAATTCGCGACGGTTCGAAAAAAACGTGTCAGCGATGTCGCGGATGGTGCGCTGCGGCCGAACCTTCGCCGATCCATTCTGATGCGGGCGGTGTTTGGCGGAAAAGCCACAGGCCTTCAACCCGACGAAGGTCCGGGTCAGCGTGGCTGGATCGCGGCCGAAGACGCCTCCGCAGCAATGAGGCTTTTAGAAAAACTTTGAAATTCAGATGCTTGGCCTCCTTGATGGCGGCAAAGAACAGCCGGCAAGGGGTTGGTGACAGTATTTTCAGTCTGTCATTCCACGCTAATTCTGTCGCGCCGCGATGCAGCGGCAGCCTCATATTTCGTATTCAGAAAGTTCCTGTCCGCAGGGCCCGCTGAATCGATTGGATCACGGCCCCGAGACGGGCATCCAGCAGGTCGCGGGGCACGTCCGCATCGTGCTGGATCGCCACCGGATGGGTGAAGCGGTAGCTCGCGTCGAAGATGACCGCGATGGCCCGCTCGCGATCACGGGCGGCGAAGACGCCGGTGCCGATACCTTCCTCCACGACGCGCTCGACGAGGGCGCGCAGACGCACGCGGTGGCGGCGGGCAATCGGACGGGAGGCGACGGTGGCATCGAGATGCACGGCGAACAGGTTGGGCTCGCGGGTCAGCATCTCGCTCTGAGCGTTGGCGAGTGCGCTGATGAAGCGCTCGATCTTGTCGTCGGCGGGATCGGGCGCGTCGGCGATGCCGGCGAGTTCGGTTTCGAGGTCGCGCAACCAGCGCCCGGCGACAGCGTCGAGCAGGGCGTCCTTCGACGGGAAGTAGCGGTAGACATTGGCATGGGTCATGCCTGCCTCTGCGGCGACCGCCACCACCGTCACCCGTTTCGGCCCGAGCCGGGTCAGGTGTTCCGTGGCGATGGCCAGCAGCCGCGCATCCGTCGAGACTGGTGTAGGTCTGGCGCGGGCTGCGGGGCCGCTCAGGCGGGAGGGGCGGGAGGAGCCGGCGCGCGGATCAGAGTTCGGATCATTCGCCTCCCCCTCGCTGTCGGTCAGGGTGACGGGAAGGGAGAGAGATCCGTATGGCAACATGACTTTCCTGGCACTGAGACAACAAGCGTGGGGGCACTCGACGAGGCAAGCCTAGTCGAGAGCGGTGCCGTCCCACGCGCTCGCGTACGAGCCTTCCCGTCCACGCGACACTTTGCAACCCCTAACAGTCATGGTTTTTGTACTGATCCCGTTTGGACGGCAGGCGGGAAGAGACTGAAGGGGTTTCGACTCGGCGCCGACGGCGGTACCCGACGCTTCGCCGTATCCGCAAAACCGTCTATGACCGCCCGATGACCGCTCCCCTGCCGCCGGCGCCGCCGCTTGGCGAACCGATCGAAGCACGCCTGCGCCGTGGCCTCGGGGCCCGGTCGATCGTGCTCGTCGGTCTGATGGGGGCGGGCAAGAGCACCGTCGGCCGCCGCCTCGCCAGCCGCCTCGGCCTGATGTTCAAGGACGCCGACCACGAGATCGAAGCGGCGGCCAAGCTCACCATCGCCGACATCTTCGCCATCTACGGCGAGGCGAGCTTTCGCGAGGGGGAGGAGCGTGTGATCGCGCGCCTGCTGCGCGAGGGGCCGATGGTGCTGGCCACCGGCGGCGGCGCGTTCATGCGCGAGGCGACGCGGGCGCGAATCGCCGAGGGCGGCATCTCGGTCTGGCTCAAGGCGGATCTCGAGGTGCTGATGCGCCGCGTGCGCAAGCGCAACACCCGCCCTCTTCTCCAGACGGAGGATCCGGAAGCGACCATGCGTGCGCTGATGGAAGTGCGCCATCCCGTCTATGCCCAGGCCGATGTCACGGTCTTGTCTCGCGAAGTGTCCCATGACCGCGTGGTGGAAGACGTGATGGAAGCCCTCGACCTTCACATCAACCCATCCCGCGTGTCCCAATCGCAACATTTGACATATTCCATGAAGCAACCGTCAACGCGCGTGAACGTTCCTCTCTCGGGCGGGCGTGAATACGATATCCGCATCGGCCGCGGCCTGATCGATGCGGTGGGCGCGGAGGCGCGCGATCTCGGTGCGAGGGCCGCCGGCATCGTCACGGACGAAACGGTCGCCGGGCTCTACGGTGAGCGCGTGCGGTCGAGCCTTGAGGCCGCCGGCCTGCGCTGCGGGATCATCGCCGTGCCGCCGGGCGAAGCGTCCAAGAGTTACGCGGAATTCGCCCGCGTCAGCGACGGTTTGCTGGCTCATAAGATCGAGCGCGGCGACCTCGTGGTGGCGCTCGGTGGGGGGGTGGTCGGGGATCTCGCGGGCTTCGCGGCGGCCTCGCTGCGGCGCGGGGTCCGCTTCCTCCAAGTTCCGACGACCTTGCTCGCGCAGGTTGATTCGTCCGTCGGCGGAAAGACCGGGATCAACTCGCCGCTGGGAAAGAACCTGATCGGCGCCTTCCATCAGCCTCGGCTCGTTCTGGCCGATACCGCCACCCTCGACACCCTCTCCGAGCGCGAGATGCGGGCAGGCTACGCCGAGGTCGCCAAGTACGGCCTGATCGGCGACGCCGACTTCTTCGAATGGTGCGAGGCGAACTGGGCCGGCATCTTCTCCGGCGGGTCCGAGCGTGACGAGGCGGTGGCCGCCTGCTGCCGCGCCAAGGCCGGCGTGGTCACACGCGACGAGCGGGAGGACGGCGAGCGCGCTCTGCTCAATCTCGGCCACACCTTCGGCCACGCCCTGGAGCGGCTGACCGGCTACGACGCCACCCGCCTCGTCCACGGCGAGGGCGTCGCGATCGGGCTGGCGCTCGCCTTCCGCTTCTCGGCCCGGCTCGGCCTGTGCCCCGGCCAGGATGCGGGGCGCGTGGCCAACCATCTCGCGCTCGCCGGCCTGCCGACCCGCCTGAGCCAAGTGCCGGGCGGGGCCGGTGATCCCGACACGCTCCTCGACGCCATGGCCCAGGACAAGAAGGTCCGCGACGGTCAGCTCACCTTCATCCTCGCCCGCGGTATCGGCCAGAGCTTCATCGCGCCGGGGATCGAGGCGGGCGAAGTGCGGGCGTTCCTGGAGGAGGAATTGCGGGGCTGAGGCGTTAGACCCGCGCTTTCCCGGCCTCTGCCCGAAATCCAGCGCAGTCGCGTTCCCGCCCGAATGCGCCTATATGAGAGCCGTTCCAGCTTCCTAAGGTCTTGAGCCATGGCGACGGCGTCGTTCGACTCCGCCCCGGGCGCATCGCGCGCCCTCCCCGCAATCGAGAAGGCCCCCGAGGTCACCGCCCTCTCGACCCTGCCCGGCCGTAAGGCCTCCCTCGTCGGTCTCACCCGTGAGGGATTGAAGCAGGCGCTCATCGGCATCGGCGTGCCCGAGCGCGAGACGCGGATGCGGGTGAGCCAGGTCTGGCACTGGATCTACGTGCGCGGCGCGCGCGAGTTCTCCGAGATGACCAATGTCGGCAAGGGGCTGAAGGCGCAGCTTGCGGACCATTTCACCCTGGAGCGGCCGGAGGTCGTCACCGAGCAGGTCTCGCGCGATGGCACCCGCAAGTGGCTGCTGCGCATGGCGCCCACCGGCGCGCACGACCACAACCGCGGCGCCGAGATCGAGTGTGTCTACATTCCCGGCGACGACCGCGGCACGCTCTGCGTCTCGTCCCAGGTCGGCTGCACGCTGACCTGCTCGTTCTGCCACACCGGCACGCAGCGCCTCGTGCGCAACCTCTCCACCGCCGAGATCGTCTCGCAGCTCGTCGTCGCCCGCGACGCCCTCGGCGACTTCACCGGCCAGATGCCGGGCAAGGATGGCGGCGAGGCCGGGCGGCTCGTCACCAACATCGTGTTCATGGGCATGGGCGAGCCGCTCTACAATCTCGACGCGGTGATCGACGCCATCGCGGTGATGTCGGACCAGGAGGGCCTCGCCCTCTCGCGCCGCCGCATCACGGTCTCGACCTCCGGGGTGGTGCCGCAGATCGAGCGGCTGGGGCTTGAGGCCAACGCCATGCTGGCGATCTCGCTGCACGCCGTGCGCGACGACCTGCGCGACGAGCTGGTGCCGCTCAACCGCAAGTACCCGATCGCCCAGCTGCTCGACGCCTGCCGGACCTATCCGGGCCTCAGCAACGCCCGGCGCATCACCTTCGAGTACGTGATGCTGAAGGGCGTCAACGATTCGGACGCCGACGCCCGCGCCCTGGTGCGCCTGCTCAAGGGCATCCCGGCCAAGATCAACCTGATCCCGTTCAACCCCTGGCCCGGCTCGAAATACGAGTGCTCGGACTGGGAGCGGATCGAGCGCTTCTCCGAGATCGTCTTCACAGCCGGCTACGCCTCTCCGGTGCGCACCCCGCGCGGGCGTGACATCCTCGCGGCCTGCGGCCAGCTCAAGAGCGAGACCGAGAAGCTGCGGGCACGGGCCCGGATGATGCTCGAAGAGGGCATGGGCGCCGAGGCCGTCTACGCCGATCAGGTCGACTGATTTTTCGTGCTCCCTCCCCGCTCGCGCGGGGAGGGGCTGCGACCGCTCAGGCCGCGATCGGTGCGGCGACCGGCTCGGCGGCGCGCACGTCGGCATCGACGTGGCTCTCGAAGCGGGTGAAGTTCTCGCGGAACATCGTGACGAGGCGGGTGGCGGTCTCGGCGAAGGCCGCCTTGTTGGTCCAGGTCTCGACCGGCGAGAGCACCTGCGTCTCGACGCCGGGCACTTCGGCGGGCACCGAGAAGCCGAAATACGGATCGCGTCGGAACTCGGTCTGCGCCAGCGAGCCGTCGAGCGCCGCCGAGAGCAGCCGGCGGGTGACGCGGATCGGCATGCGCCGCCCGGTGCCGACGCCACCCCCGGTCCAGCCGGTGTTGACGAGCCAGCAATCCACGCCGTGCTCGGCCATCAACTGCCGCAGCAGGTTGCCGTAGACGCTCGGGTGGCGCGGCATGAACGGTGCGCCGAAGCAGGTCGAGAAGGTCGCCTCCGGCGCCGTCAGCCCGCGCTCGGTGCCCGCCACCTTGGCGGTGTAGCCCGAGAGGAAGTGGTACATCGCCTCGGCGCCCGTGAGCTTGGCGATCGGCGGCATCACGCCGAAGGCGTCGCAGGTCAGCATCACGATGTTCTTCGGATGGCCCGCCCGGCCGGTGGCGCTGGCATTGGCGATGAAGTCGAGCGGGTAGGCGCAGCGGGTGTTCTCGGTGAGCGAGGCGTCGTCGAAATCCGGCACGCGGGTGAGCGGATCGATGACGACGTTCTCCATCACCGTGCCGAAGCGCTCGGTGGTGGCATAGATCTCCGGCTCGGCGTTGCGCGAGAGCCGGATGGTCTTGGCGTAGCAGCCGCCCTCGAAGTTGAAGATGCCGTCCCGGCTCCAGCCGTGCTCGTCGTCGCCGATCAGTTGGCGCGAGGAATCGTTCGACAACGTGGTCTTGCCGGTGCCGGACAGGCCGAAGAACAGGGCCGAGTCGCCGGTCTCGTCGAGGCTGGCATTGGCCGAGCAGTGCATCGGCATCACGCCCGCGCCGGGGAGCACGTAGTTGAGGTAGGTGAAGACCGACTTCTTCATCTCGCCTGCATAGGCCGAGCCGCCGATCAGCACGATCTTCTGGCTGAAATCGATGGCGATCACGGTCTTGGAGCGGCAGCCGTGCCGGGCCGGGTCGGCTTGGAAGCTCGGCAGGTCGATGATCGTCAGCTCCGGCACGTACTGGCTGAGTTCGTCGCGCTCGGGGCGGATCAGCAGGTTGCGGATGAACAGGGAGTGCCACGCGAGTTCGGTGTAGACCCGCGCCCGCACCCGGTGGGCCGGGTCGGCACCGCCGTAGAGATCCTGGGCGAACAGCTCCTTGCCGCGGGCGTGCGCGCGGAAATCGTCGAGCAGCGTGGCGAATTGCTCGGGCGTAATCGAGCCGTTGTTGTCCCACCAGATCTCGTTCTCGGTGCTGGCATCGCGCACCACGTACTTGTCCTTGGGCGAGCGGCCGGTGTGGCTGCCGGTGGTGGCGACCAGCGCGCCGCCGCGGGCGAGCTGCCCCTCGCCGCGCCGCAAGGCTTCCTCATTGAGGCGGGGCGCTTCGAGGTTCCAATGCACGGCGGCGAGATCGGTCAGGCCGATGGCCTCCGGACCGTGGGCCGCGTTGAATTCACCGATGGTCTTCACGGGGTTTCTCTCCCTCACGGCCCCTGATCGCGCCGTCGCGCCGGTCTCGCCGACTGTTTCGCGTCTTCTGGCGAGGCGTCCGTGCGGTCGGTCAGGGCCGCCGCACGCAGGTTCTCCGCCCCGTCTGCTCAATGGATCGGTCTCCGGCGTGACCGTCAACTATTCCTTGGTATGGGCTCAAATAAAATTTACTCGCCGGCTTCTCAGGGGATGGTCGCGCCGTCGGCATCGGGAACGGGCAAAATCGCGGCAGAAGGCCTATGTGAGAGAGGGCGCCCGCCGTCCCTTCCCAGCCACAGCCGTATCGCCCGCATGCCCCAAGCCGTCGCCGGCCCCGAGATCGAGCGTCTGATCCAGCTTCTCGGGCG is from Methylorubrum sp. B1-46 and encodes:
- the sucC gene encoding ADP-forming succinate--CoA ligase subunit beta, which codes for MNIHEYQAKAVLKEFGLPVSRGVPIFKPEEAAAAADALGGPVWVVKSQIHAGGRGKGTFKGAPAGAKGGVRVTKSKDEVVQFAGEMLGATLVTVQTGEAGKQVNRLYIEEGASIAAEFYLSMLVDRETGRVAFVVSTEGGMDIEQVAHDTPEKIVTFSVDPATGIMPHHGRAVAKALGLSGAQAKEAGALTEKLYAAFTAKDMSMLEINPLVLTGDGHLKCLDAKISFDSNALYRHPDIVALRDETEEDAKEIEASKYDLAYIALDGTIGCMVNGAGLAMATLDIIKLYGEEPANFLDVGGGASEEKVTAAFKIITADPQVKGILVNIFGGIMKCDVIARGVIAAVKAVGLEVPLVVRLEGTNVEEGKEIIRNSGLNVIPADDLDDAAQKIVAAVKKG
- a CDS encoding phosphoenolpyruvate carboxykinase, yielding MKTIGEFNAAHGPEAIGLTDLAAVHWNLEAPRLNEEALRRGEGQLARGGALVATTGSHTGRSPKDKYVVRDASTENEIWWDNNGSITPEQFATLLDDFRAHARGKELFAQDLYGGADPAHRVRARVYTELAWHSLFIRNLLIRPERDELSQYVPELTIIDLPSFQADPARHGCRSKTVIAIDFSQKIVLIGGSAYAGEMKKSVFTYLNYVLPGAGVMPMHCSANASLDETGDSALFFGLSGTGKTTLSNDSSRQLIGDDEHGWSRDGIFNFEGGCYAKTIRLSRNAEPEIYATTERFGTVMENVVIDPLTRVPDFDDASLTENTRCAYPLDFIANASATGRAGHPKNIVMLTCDAFGVMPPIAKLTGAEAMYHFLSGYTAKVAGTERGLTAPEATFSTCFGAPFMPRHPSVYGNLLRQLMAEHGVDCWLVNTGWTGGGVGTGRRMPIRVTRRLLSAALDGSLAQTEFRRDPYFGFSVPAEVPGVETQVLSPVETWTNKAAFAETATRLVTMFRENFTRFESHVDADVRAAEPVAAPIAA
- the rlmN gene encoding 23S rRNA (adenine(2503)-C(2))-methyltransferase RlmN — encoded protein: MATASFDSAPGASRALPAIEKAPEVTALSTLPGRKASLVGLTREGLKQALIGIGVPERETRMRVSQVWHWIYVRGAREFSEMTNVGKGLKAQLADHFTLERPEVVTEQVSRDGTRKWLLRMAPTGAHDHNRGAEIECVYIPGDDRGTLCVSSQVGCTLTCSFCHTGTQRLVRNLSTAEIVSQLVVARDALGDFTGQMPGKDGGEAGRLVTNIVFMGMGEPLYNLDAVIDAIAVMSDQEGLALSRRRITVSTSGVVPQIERLGLEANAMLAISLHAVRDDLRDELVPLNRKYPIAQLLDACRTYPGLSNARRITFEYVMLKGVNDSDADARALVRLLKGIPAKINLIPFNPWPGSKYECSDWERIERFSEIVFTAGYASPVRTPRGRDILAACGQLKSETEKLRARARMMLEEGMGAEAVYADQVD
- the mdh gene encoding malate dehydrogenase, encoding MARSKIALIGAGQIGGTLAHLAGLKELGDVVLFDIVDGVPQGKALDIAESAPVDGFDAKYSGASDYSAIAGADVVIVTAGVPRKPGMSRDDLIGINLKVMEAVGAGIKEHAPDAFVICITNPLDAMVWALQKFSGLPTNKVVGMAGVLDSARFRHFLAEEFGVSVEDVTAFVLGGHGDDMVPLTRYSTVAGVPLTDLVKLGWTTQEKLDAMVERTRKGGGEIVNLLKTGSAFYAPAASAIAMAESYLRDKKRVLPCAAYLEGQYGIDGLYVGVPVVIGENGVERVLEVTFDEAEKAMFEKSVNSVKGLIAACQGINEKLV
- the aroB gene encoding 3-dehydroquinate synthase — translated: MTAPLPPAPPLGEPIEARLRRGLGARSIVLVGLMGAGKSTVGRRLASRLGLMFKDADHEIEAAAKLTIADIFAIYGEASFREGEERVIARLLREGPMVLATGGGAFMREATRARIAEGGISVWLKADLEVLMRRVRKRNTRPLLQTEDPEATMRALMEVRHPVYAQADVTVLSREVSHDRVVEDVMEALDLHINPSRVSQSQHLTYSMKQPSTRVNVPLSGGREYDIRIGRGLIDAVGAEARDLGARAAGIVTDETVAGLYGERVRSSLEAAGLRCGIIAVPPGEASKSYAEFARVSDGLLAHKIERGDLVVALGGGVVGDLAGFAAASLRRGVRFLQVPTTLLAQVDSSVGGKTGINSPLGKNLIGAFHQPRLVLADTATLDTLSEREMRAGYAEVAKYGLIGDADFFEWCEANWAGIFSGGSERDEAVAACCRAKAGVVTRDEREDGERALLNLGHTFGHALERLTGYDATRLVHGEGVAIGLALAFRFSARLGLCPGQDAGRVANHLALAGLPTRLSQVPGGAGDPDTLLDAMAQDKKVRDGQLTFILARGIGQSFIAPGIEAGEVRAFLEEELRG
- a CDS encoding TetR family transcriptional regulator gives rise to the protein MLPYGSLSLPVTLTDSEGEANDPNSDPRAGSSRPSRLSGPAARARPTPVSTDARLLAIATEHLTRLGPKRVTVVAVAAEAGMTHANVYRYFPSKDALLDAVAGRWLRDLETELAGIADAPDPADDKIERFISALANAQSEMLTREPNLFAVHLDATVASRPIARRHRVRLRALVERVVEEGIGTGVFAARDRERAIAVIFDASYRFTHPVAIQHDADVPRDLLDARLGAVIQSIQRALRTGTF